The following proteins are co-located in the Pseudarthrobacter siccitolerans genome:
- a CDS encoding SDR family NAD(P)-dependent oxidoreductase — translation MTPSQTFPAERTAVLTGAASPRGIGRATAEMLASQGWAVAILDIDGDSARKAAEEIADVYRVPAIGVGADVSDQATVNAAIDEVEAALPPIVGLVNLAGISSPTEFMDETLEGWERVFKINMTGTFLVTQRVLRGMIERKLGRIVSVSSISAQRGGGTYSKVAYSASKAAIIGFTRALAREMGQHGITVNCVAPGPVDTDIMGGTLTEERKADMAADILVGRVGTVRDIAALMVFLLGEDAGFITASTYDINGGLQIS, via the coding sequence ATGACTCCTTCACAAACGTTTCCGGCCGAGCGGACTGCGGTGCTGACGGGTGCCGCATCGCCGCGCGGTATCGGCCGGGCAACGGCGGAAATGCTCGCGAGCCAAGGCTGGGCGGTGGCGATCCTGGATATCGACGGCGACTCGGCGCGGAAGGCCGCCGAAGAAATCGCGGACGTTTACAGGGTCCCGGCGATCGGGGTAGGCGCGGACGTCTCCGACCAGGCGACGGTCAACGCCGCCATTGACGAGGTCGAGGCCGCGCTGCCGCCAATCGTAGGCCTGGTCAACCTGGCGGGCATCAGTTCACCGACGGAGTTCATGGACGAGACGCTCGAGGGCTGGGAGCGGGTATTCAAGATCAACATGACAGGTACATTCCTGGTTACTCAGCGCGTGCTCCGGGGCATGATTGAGCGGAAGCTCGGGAGGATCGTGAGTGTCTCGTCCATTTCCGCGCAGCGCGGTGGCGGCACCTATTCCAAGGTGGCTTACAGCGCCTCGAAGGCGGCCATCATCGGCTTTACCCGAGCCTTGGCCCGGGAAATGGGCCAGCACGGAATCACCGTCAACTGCGTGGCTCCCGGACCCGTGGACACCGACATCATGGGTGGCACGCTGACTGAGGAGCGCAAGGCAGACATGGCTGCGGACATCCTGGTCGGCCGCGTGGGGACCGTGCGGGACATCGCAGCCCTGATGGTGTTCCTCCTCGGCGAGGACGCCGGCTTCATCACGGCCTCCACCTACGATATCAACGGGGGGCTGCAGATTTCCTGA
- a CDS encoding MFS transporter — protein sequence MTSMNPANQLDELGQRTLRKVRNRLMPLVVLLYFIAYLDRNNVGFAKLTMSEDIGLSASAYGLGAGIFFLGYALLEIPSNGGMYKFGARKWIARILISWGIFATAMALVNGEVTFYVIRFLLGAAEAGFFPAILFFLTLWFPAAQRVTVLGIFILAQPVSNALGAPVSGLLLQMDGILGLQGWQWLYIIEGVPAILLGLLTPFLMTDRPSHAHWLADDEREWLTKTMDDELAHKQKGQPHHFLAGLKDSRTIAYSALYFGLVCGIYGLGLWMPTIVAALGKFTTTQVGFIVAIPYTIAAVFVYFWSRRSDRTGNRVMHASISMVMAAVGLLAAGYLVQVNAVLAMMALTLAAMGIYSAIAPFLAMPSTALVGAAAAAGLAMVNSLGNLGGFVAPYAVGLFNDATGDNRSGLVFLAACLAITAVATFLYARHRAEGHVKPGTPAAVGEEAVAADDFDTRN from the coding sequence ATGACGTCAATGAATCCTGCCAATCAACTTGACGAGCTGGGCCAGCGGACGCTGCGCAAGGTCCGCAACCGCCTTATGCCCCTGGTCGTCCTGCTTTACTTCATCGCTTACCTGGACCGGAACAACGTCGGCTTCGCAAAGCTGACCATGAGCGAGGATATCGGCCTCAGTGCCTCTGCCTATGGCCTCGGCGCAGGCATCTTTTTCCTCGGCTACGCCTTGCTGGAAATCCCGAGCAACGGCGGCATGTACAAGTTTGGCGCCCGTAAATGGATCGCCCGGATCCTCATCTCTTGGGGCATCTTTGCCACGGCCATGGCGCTGGTCAATGGCGAGGTAACCTTCTACGTCATCCGGTTCCTGTTGGGTGCCGCTGAGGCGGGGTTCTTCCCTGCCATCCTGTTCTTCCTGACGCTGTGGTTCCCTGCCGCCCAGCGCGTCACGGTGCTGGGCATCTTCATCCTCGCCCAGCCCGTGTCCAATGCCCTGGGCGCCCCGGTCTCGGGCCTATTGCTGCAGATGGACGGCATTCTGGGCCTCCAAGGCTGGCAATGGCTCTACATCATTGAAGGCGTCCCGGCCATCCTCCTCGGCCTCCTGACCCCGTTCCTGATGACCGACCGCCCCAGCCATGCGCATTGGCTGGCGGACGATGAGCGGGAATGGCTGACCAAGACCATGGACGATGAGCTGGCACACAAGCAGAAGGGCCAGCCCCACCACTTCCTCGCAGGCCTCAAGGACTCGCGGACCATCGCCTACTCCGCGCTGTACTTCGGACTGGTCTGCGGCATCTACGGCCTCGGCCTGTGGATGCCTACCATCGTCGCCGCACTGGGCAAATTCACCACTACGCAAGTCGGCTTCATCGTTGCCATCCCGTACACGATTGCCGCCGTCTTCGTGTACTTCTGGAGCCGGCGCTCTGACCGCACCGGCAACCGGGTCATGCATGCGAGCATCAGCATGGTCATGGCCGCCGTTGGTTTGCTGGCCGCCGGATACCTGGTCCAGGTCAACGCGGTCCTGGCCATGATGGCCCTGACGCTGGCGGCCATGGGCATCTACTCCGCCATCGCCCCGTTCCTCGCCATGCCCTCGACGGCCCTGGTCGGCGCTGCCGCGGCAGCCGGACTTGCCATGGTGAACTCGCTCGGCAACCTGGGCGGCTTCGTTGCTCCCTACGCCGTAGGGCTGTTCAACGACGCCACCGGAGACAACCGGTCCGGCCTGGTGTTCCTCGCCGCCTGTCTTGCCATCACCGCCGTCGCCACCTTCCTCTACGCGCGCCACCGCGCGGAGGGACATGTAAAGCCGGGCACGCCGGCCGCGGTCGGTGAGGAAGCTGTCGCTGCCGACGATTTCGACACCAGGAATTGA
- a CDS encoding 3-hydroxyacyl-CoA dehydrogenase family protein, with protein MTETPKNPGKIAVVGSGYMGGGIAQVLALGGARVALADVSAEVARQNYERLLTESDQFVTDGLFPAGATETLRQNLWAATDIEEAVADAGFIEEAVPEVIAIKHDTLARISAAARADAIIGSNTSTISIAELSQPVTNPERFLGVHFSNPSPFIPGVEIIPHAGTSAATVATVRDLVHAAKKQTAVVKDVTGFVLNRLQYALFHEAAQLVEQGIATAEDVDTLVRTTFGFRLPFFGPFAIADMAGLDVYNFCYKSLQTDFPERFATPKILTDLVEAGKLGTKTGSGFLNVPAERTPELVAYRNKAYVAMQKLLEELGPAPIN; from the coding sequence ATGACGGAAACACCCAAAAACCCAGGCAAGATCGCGGTGGTCGGGTCCGGCTACATGGGCGGCGGGATCGCCCAGGTACTGGCGCTTGGCGGCGCCCGGGTGGCACTGGCGGACGTGTCGGCCGAGGTGGCCCGGCAGAACTACGAGCGGCTGCTCACCGAATCCGACCAGTTCGTAACCGACGGCCTGTTCCCCGCGGGCGCCACCGAGACCCTGCGGCAAAACCTCTGGGCCGCCACGGATATCGAGGAAGCCGTGGCGGACGCCGGCTTCATTGAAGAAGCCGTCCCCGAGGTCATCGCCATCAAGCACGACACCCTGGCCCGCATCAGCGCCGCCGCCCGTGCTGACGCGATCATCGGCTCCAACACCTCCACCATCTCCATCGCTGAGCTCTCACAACCGGTCACCAACCCGGAACGGTTCCTGGGCGTGCATTTTTCCAACCCGTCCCCGTTCATTCCTGGCGTGGAGATCATCCCGCACGCCGGGACCTCCGCGGCAACGGTCGCGACCGTCCGGGACCTGGTTCACGCCGCCAAGAAGCAGACCGCCGTGGTCAAGGACGTCACCGGGTTCGTGCTCAACCGGCTGCAGTACGCCCTCTTCCACGAGGCTGCCCAGCTGGTGGAACAGGGCATCGCGACCGCGGAAGACGTCGACACCCTGGTCCGTACCACCTTCGGTTTCCGGCTGCCGTTCTTCGGCCCGTTCGCGATCGCCGACATGGCCGGCCTGGACGTCTACAACTTCTGCTACAAATCCCTGCAGACCGACTTCCCGGAACGCTTCGCGACTCCGAAAATCCTCACGGACCTGGTTGAGGCCGGAAAGCTCGGCACCAAAACCGGATCCGGCTTCCTCAACGTCCCGGCAGAGCGCACCCCCGAACTGGTCGCCTACCGCAACAAGGCCTACGTCGCCATGCAAAAGCTCCTCGAAGAACTCGGACCCGCACCCATCAACTAA
- a CDS encoding ribose-5-phosphate isomerase: MTDTEGWRIVIGNDEAGVEYKNALKALLEADPRVASVVDIGVDANDSTAYPHLAVNAARKVADGEADRALLVCGTGLGVAIAANKVPGIRAVTAHDSYSVERSVLSNNAQVLTMGQRVIGLELAKKLVGEWLSYRFDESSASAAKVDAIHSYESD; encoded by the coding sequence ATGACTGACACCGAAGGTTGGCGCATCGTAATCGGCAACGATGAGGCGGGCGTTGAATATAAAAACGCCCTGAAGGCGCTGCTTGAAGCCGATCCGCGCGTTGCCTCCGTGGTGGACATCGGGGTCGACGCCAACGACTCCACCGCCTACCCGCATCTGGCGGTCAACGCCGCCCGGAAGGTGGCCGACGGCGAAGCCGACCGGGCGCTGCTGGTTTGCGGCACGGGCCTGGGGGTGGCTATCGCGGCCAACAAGGTCCCCGGCATCCGGGCCGTCACCGCGCACGACAGCTACTCCGTGGAACGCTCGGTCCTGAGCAACAATGCCCAGGTCCTCACCATGGGCCAGCGGGTCATCGGCCTGGAACTTGCCAAGAAGCTCGTGGGCGAGTGGCTCAGCTACCGCTTCGATGAAAGCTCGGCCTCCGCGGCCAAGGTGGACGCCATCCACTCCTACGAATCCGACTGA
- a CDS encoding dihydroxyacetone kinase family protein: MTQIFDNPAEFADEALDGFVAAYPGHVARVDGGVVRATEVPAGQVALVIGGGSGHYPAFAGLVGPGLAAAAACGNIFASPAAGQVYRVAKAANAGGGVLLSYGNYAGDVLHFGQAQLRLNAEGIETRTVLVTDDIASAPLEQIEKRRGIAGDLTVFKIAGAAAEAGLNLDEVERLAVRTNHRTRSLGVAFGGCTLPGSDAPLFSVPEGQMSLGLGIHGEPGVSEHPMPTASELAGLLVSKLLEDKPEDAGSRVVAIVNGLGTVKYDELFLLFGKIEKLLSAAGLTIVEPECGELVTSLDMSGLSLTLLWLDEELEQYWAAPADTPAFRKGNTAPRARRELAGPEAAASEAAEDTTSAAAAIGQQAAAVLARVRDVVVEYEEELGNLDAIAGDGDHGIGMRRGVDAALEAGQRKAATGASVERVLTAAGEAWSERAGGTSGALWGSAVIAAGLALGNRESYSAGDAAAAVKAFVSAITELGKAEPGDKTMVDALLPFRDTLLGELDGGTSLADALAAAAAAARTAADRTADLRPLKGRARPLAEKSLGHPDPGAVSFGLISERVAQHIKRELTRPEPATSDEATTAGKGVHND; encoded by the coding sequence ATGACGCAGATTTTCGATAATCCCGCTGAGTTCGCGGATGAGGCACTGGACGGCTTCGTCGCGGCCTACCCCGGCCATGTCGCCCGGGTGGACGGCGGCGTAGTCCGCGCCACCGAGGTTCCCGCCGGGCAGGTCGCCCTGGTGATCGGCGGCGGCTCCGGCCACTACCCGGCGTTCGCGGGGCTCGTGGGTCCGGGCCTGGCCGCCGCCGCGGCCTGCGGGAATATCTTCGCCTCACCAGCGGCCGGGCAGGTCTACCGGGTGGCGAAAGCCGCAAACGCCGGCGGCGGTGTGCTGCTGAGCTACGGCAACTACGCCGGGGACGTGCTGCACTTCGGCCAGGCCCAGCTGCGCCTGAACGCCGAAGGGATCGAGACCCGCACCGTCCTGGTCACCGACGACATCGCCAGCGCACCGCTGGAGCAGATCGAAAAGCGCCGCGGCATCGCCGGGGACCTTACCGTCTTCAAGATCGCCGGCGCCGCCGCCGAAGCTGGCCTCAACCTGGACGAGGTGGAGCGCCTCGCGGTCCGGACCAACCACCGCACCCGTTCACTCGGGGTGGCGTTCGGGGGGTGCACCCTGCCGGGCTCGGACGCGCCGCTGTTCAGCGTCCCGGAGGGCCAGATGTCACTCGGCCTGGGCATCCATGGCGAGCCGGGCGTCTCCGAACACCCGATGCCGACCGCCTCGGAGCTGGCCGGGCTGCTTGTTTCCAAGCTTCTGGAGGACAAGCCGGAGGACGCCGGCAGCCGCGTGGTCGCCATCGTCAACGGTCTCGGTACGGTCAAGTACGACGAGCTGTTTCTGCTCTTCGGCAAGATTGAGAAGCTCCTCAGTGCCGCCGGACTGACCATAGTGGAGCCCGAATGCGGCGAACTCGTCACCAGCCTGGACATGTCCGGGCTCTCCCTGACCCTGCTCTGGCTCGACGAGGAACTCGAACAGTACTGGGCCGCCCCGGCCGACACCCCGGCGTTCCGCAAGGGCAACACGGCACCCCGCGCCCGCCGGGAACTTGCCGGCCCGGAAGCCGCCGCGTCCGAGGCGGCCGAGGACACCACCTCCGCAGCGGCAGCGATCGGGCAGCAGGCGGCGGCCGTGCTCGCCCGGGTGCGGGACGTCGTCGTCGAGTACGAAGAGGAACTGGGCAACCTCGATGCCATCGCCGGCGACGGGGACCATGGCATCGGTATGCGCCGCGGCGTGGACGCGGCCCTCGAGGCCGGACAGCGGAAGGCGGCAACCGGGGCATCGGTTGAACGGGTCCTGACCGCCGCCGGGGAGGCCTGGAGCGAACGGGCCGGCGGAACCTCGGGAGCGCTCTGGGGATCGGCGGTCATCGCCGCGGGCCTGGCGCTGGGCAACCGGGAGTCCTACTCGGCCGGGGATGCGGCCGCCGCGGTGAAGGCTTTCGTGAGTGCGATCACCGAACTGGGCAAGGCCGAACCCGGGGACAAGACCATGGTGGACGCCCTCCTGCCCTTCCGGGACACCTTGCTGGGCGAGCTCGACGGCGGCACCTCCTTGGCTGATGCCCTCGCCGCCGCTGCCGCCGCTGCACGGACAGCCGCCGACCGGACTGCTGATCTCCGCCCGCTCAAGGGCCGCGCCCGGCCCCTCGCGGAAAAGAGCCTTGGGCACCCTGACCCCGGCGCGGTCTCGTTCGGACTCATCAGCGAACGGGTCGCGCAACACATCAAGAGGGAACTGACCAGGCCAGAACCTGCAACATCGGACGAGGCCACAACGGCCGGTAAGGGAGTACATAATGACTGA
- a CDS encoding sugar phosphate isomerase/epimerase family protein: protein MAYTAENWPITAALLQFPGTDAQGTPINDADASAWAEVFTEVKEAGFADADLTDSWVRPGDLSKERLTEFKQTAESVGIGIPVISAIRRSVIEKGNWSANLEYSHRTIDAAAELGCEVVSFGLHQAITPEQQKHLWFWTVEGYKDPVDDKEAWDNAVLRFRDLGRHAAEVGVLLSLEMYEDTYLGTGNSSVQLVEDIGLDNVGLNPDIGNLVRLHRPIEDWRELLAKTLPYSNYWHMKNYIRDEDVARDSYVAMPAPMEYGLINYREAFKMAISVGFQGILCTEHYGGDGLSVTASNQDYLRRHVLPKTDGYALGTSKVAQGRQQPAGAGARLAGS, encoded by the coding sequence ATGGCGTACACAGCTGAAAATTGGCCGATCACCGCGGCCCTCCTGCAGTTTCCAGGAACGGACGCCCAAGGCACACCAATCAACGACGCTGACGCTTCCGCCTGGGCGGAGGTTTTCACCGAAGTCAAGGAAGCCGGCTTTGCCGACGCCGACCTCACGGACAGCTGGGTTCGTCCCGGCGATCTCAGCAAAGAACGCCTGACCGAGTTCAAACAGACCGCCGAAAGCGTTGGCATCGGCATTCCCGTCATCTCGGCCATCCGCCGCAGCGTGATCGAGAAAGGCAACTGGTCAGCCAACCTTGAGTACAGCCATCGAACCATCGACGCCGCGGCTGAACTCGGTTGCGAAGTGGTTTCGTTTGGACTGCACCAGGCGATCACCCCGGAGCAGCAAAAGCACCTCTGGTTCTGGACGGTTGAAGGTTACAAGGATCCGGTGGACGACAAGGAAGCCTGGGACAACGCGGTGCTGCGTTTCCGCGACCTCGGCCGGCACGCGGCCGAGGTGGGGGTCCTGCTCTCGCTGGAGATGTACGAGGACACCTACCTTGGCACTGGGAACTCGTCCGTGCAGCTGGTGGAGGATATTGGACTGGACAACGTCGGGCTGAACCCTGACATCGGAAATCTTGTCCGCCTGCACCGGCCGATCGAAGACTGGCGCGAACTGCTGGCCAAGACCCTGCCCTACTCGAACTACTGGCATATGAAGAACTACATCCGTGATGAGGACGTGGCCCGGGACAGCTACGTTGCCATGCCGGCCCCGATGGAATACGGCCTGATCAACTATCGCGAGGCATTCAAGATGGCGATCTCCGTGGGCTTCCAGGGGATTCTGTGCACGGAGCACTACGGCGGCGACGGCCTGTCGGTTACGGCCAGCAACCAGGACTACCTGCGCCGCCACGTCCTGCCGAAGACCGACGGCTATGCCCTGGGGACGAGCAAGGTGGCGCAGGGCCGGCAGCAGCCCGCCGGCGCCGGCGCCAGACTGGCCGGCTCCTGA
- a CDS encoding NAD(P)-dependent oxidoreductase produces the protein MTAQYTVTVLGLGAMGLPMAARLATRLTVHGFDIAEPRLKLAEEAGIRTFTSARDAARGADALLLAVRNAEQLNEVLFGATGVAAVLKPGAVVILGSTVGTDAIPPTVARLAELGVSLVDAPLSGGPKRAGEGDLLIVVGSDPAALDSARPVLELLASTLTVVGNKPGDGQALKTVNQLLCGVHIAAAAEAMALADALGLDQAKTLAALEAGAAGSFMLSNRGPRILEAYNEGGAEVLSRLDIFVKDMGIVGKATRAAGLATPVAAAAEQLYLLGQAQGLAAADDSAVIKVIAPAKRTGLTEG, from the coding sequence ATGACCGCACAGTACACAGTCACCGTCCTTGGCCTGGGCGCGATGGGCCTGCCGATGGCGGCCCGCCTCGCCACCCGGCTCACCGTCCACGGCTTCGACATCGCCGAACCGCGCCTGAAACTCGCGGAGGAGGCAGGCATCCGGACCTTCACCTCGGCCAGGGACGCGGCCCGGGGCGCCGATGCCCTGCTGCTCGCGGTCCGCAACGCCGAACAGCTCAACGAGGTCCTCTTCGGCGCCACCGGCGTCGCGGCCGTGCTCAAACCCGGCGCCGTCGTGATCCTTGGCAGCACCGTCGGCACCGACGCGATCCCCCCGACTGTGGCCCGCCTCGCCGAACTCGGCGTCTCCCTCGTTGACGCGCCGCTCTCCGGCGGCCCCAAGCGCGCCGGCGAAGGAGACCTGCTGATCGTCGTCGGCTCCGACCCCGCCGCCCTGGACAGCGCCCGCCCGGTCCTGGAACTCCTGGCTTCCACCCTGACCGTCGTCGGCAACAAGCCCGGCGACGGCCAGGCCCTCAAGACCGTCAACCAGCTCCTCTGCGGCGTCCACATCGCGGCCGCCGCAGAAGCCATGGCCCTGGCTGACGCACTGGGCCTTGACCAGGCCAAGACCCTCGCCGCCCTCGAAGCGGGTGCCGCCGGCTCGTTCATGCTCTCCAACCGCGGCCCCCGCATCCTGGAGGCCTACAACGAGGGCGGCGCTGAAGTCCTGTCCCGCCTGGACATTTTCGTCAAGGACATGGGCATCGTAGGCAAAGCCACCCGCGCCGCCGGCCTCGCGACCCCCGTAGCCGCGGCCGCCGAACAGCTTTACCTCCTCGGCCAGGCCCAAGGCCTCGCCGCCGCCGACGACTCCGCCGTCATCAAAGTCATCGCCCCCGCTAAACGCACCGGACTTACCGAGGGATAA
- a CDS encoding four-carbon acid sugar kinase family protein, which translates to MPIEAELLASFPPEVQVPATLVARKVAGSSAEIFRILVVLDDDPTGTQSVADLPVLTRWEVADFEWAFGQGKPAVYVLTNTRSLDPAEAAARNEEVVRNALTAAAGATGSGTASGAGAVPLKVGFVSRSDSTLRGHFPLEPDVIASTVAAVSGEVTDGVVIVPAFPDAGRVTIGGVHYMRGTGAAAGELIPVAETEFARDASFGFASSEMARYVEEKSRGRFPAASVIVLGLDIVRAGAGTDGVPADPERSARAIADAIGAATESTPIVADIVTENDLRALALGLEEAERRGKNLLYRVGPPFVRARIGQEIRPELSGAEAYAGHTPSEAGGLIVVGSHVGVTTRQLKALTDQHAAARIVEIDVAELLRADADAYLDRCVDEVTAALHGGDVILHTSRLLIRTDDTVESLRIARTVSAAVVSVVNRTLKTFPPRFVIAKGGITSSDVAAHGLEIRHAMVRGPMLPGIVSLWEPVDGPAKGIPFVVFAGNVGDDQSLVQVTRKLSNTF; encoded by the coding sequence GTGCCCATAGAAGCAGAGTTGCTGGCCTCTTTTCCGCCCGAAGTCCAGGTTCCCGCCACGCTGGTAGCCCGTAAAGTAGCGGGGTCCTCCGCGGAGATTTTCCGGATTCTGGTGGTCTTGGATGATGATCCGACGGGTACCCAGTCGGTGGCCGATTTGCCGGTGTTGACGCGGTGGGAAGTGGCGGACTTCGAATGGGCTTTTGGGCAGGGCAAGCCTGCAGTGTATGTGCTTACGAACACGCGCAGCCTTGATCCGGCGGAGGCCGCCGCCCGGAATGAGGAGGTCGTCCGGAACGCCCTGACGGCGGCGGCCGGCGCCACCGGATCCGGCACCGCCTCCGGCGCGGGGGCTGTCCCGCTGAAGGTGGGTTTTGTGAGCCGGAGTGATTCGACCTTGCGGGGGCACTTTCCGTTGGAGCCCGATGTTATTGCCTCAACGGTCGCCGCGGTCAGCGGTGAGGTGACCGACGGGGTGGTGATCGTGCCGGCGTTCCCGGACGCGGGCAGGGTGACGATCGGCGGTGTGCATTACATGCGCGGGACCGGTGCCGCGGCGGGAGAGCTGATCCCGGTCGCGGAGACGGAGTTTGCCCGTGATGCCAGCTTCGGGTTCGCCAGCTCCGAGATGGCCCGGTATGTGGAGGAGAAGTCCCGCGGCCGTTTCCCGGCAGCGTCGGTGATCGTGCTGGGTCTGGACATCGTCCGGGCCGGGGCCGGGACAGACGGTGTTCCTGCGGATCCGGAGCGTTCGGCCCGGGCGATCGCGGACGCGATCGGCGCGGCGACGGAGTCCACCCCGATCGTGGCGGACATTGTGACCGAGAATGATCTGCGCGCCCTGGCCCTGGGACTGGAGGAAGCAGAACGCCGCGGCAAGAACCTCCTCTACCGGGTAGGTCCGCCGTTCGTCCGGGCCCGGATCGGGCAGGAGATCCGGCCCGAGCTCAGCGGCGCGGAAGCCTACGCCGGCCATACCCCGTCCGAGGCCGGCGGCCTGATCGTGGTGGGCTCGCACGTGGGCGTTACGACCCGCCAGCTGAAGGCCCTTACCGACCAGCACGCCGCGGCCCGGATCGTAGAGATTGATGTTGCGGAACTGCTCCGCGCGGACGCGGACGCCTACCTGGACCGGTGCGTCGATGAGGTCACCGCTGCCCTGCACGGCGGGGACGTGATCCTGCACACGAGCCGCCTGCTGATCAGGACCGATGACACTGTCGAAAGCCTGCGGATCGCACGCACTGTCTCTGCCGCCGTCGTCTCCGTGGTAAACCGCACGCTCAAGACTTTCCCGCCCCGGTTCGTCATCGCCAAGGGCGGCATCACTTCCTCCGACGTCGCGGCCCATGGACTGGAGATCCGGCATGCGATGGTCCGAGGGCCCATGCTGCCGGGCATCGTGAGCCTCTGGGAGCCGGTGGACGGCCCCGCCAAGGGCATCCCGTTCGTCGTCTTCGCTGGCAACGTGGGTGATGACCAGTCCTTGGTCCAGGTCACGCGCAAACTCAGCAACACCTTTTAG
- a CDS encoding DUF1540 domain-containing protein, with translation MTSHVADCSVTNCSFNDHTNCNAAAITVSGAENHASCATFIDTGMHGGLPKVLADVGACQRSECVHNDHLMCQAPEVHVGPGADNADCLTYAHS, from the coding sequence ATGACATCGCACGTCGCAGACTGCAGCGTAACCAACTGTTCCTTCAATGACCATACAAACTGCAACGCCGCCGCCATCACCGTCAGCGGCGCCGAAAACCACGCCAGCTGCGCAACGTTCATTGACACCGGCATGCACGGCGGCCTCCCCAAGGTGCTGGCCGACGTCGGAGCCTGCCAGCGCAGCGAATGCGTCCACAACGACCACCTGATGTGCCAGGCACCGGAAGTCCATGTGGGTCCCGGCGCGGACAACGCCGACTGCCTCACCTACGCCCACAGCTAA